The genomic window TCCACACtccacacaaatacacaaataaagacAGTAGGGCTTGCCTTAAAATACATGCAACAATTTGAACACattgtattttcatatttatcATGTTTCTTTTACTTTCAGTATTTTACATTCATATTAGTCTACTTTACAGTACTTTAGTTCATATTTATGTACAAACGCAGTACAATATTGACTCtggagtttgtttcattttttaataagtTCCCAAACTTCATTTTTCCTATGAGGTGTTTTGTACATTGTTTATGAGCAATAAAATAGCCGAATACTGTTTATGATCTTTTAATGGACTTACAGTACCATATGTCCCATACAACATTTCCCGCAATATACTATAACCAATGAGATTTTATTATCTGTAATATTTGGATGGACAGAAATATGAAAAGTGAAGATTTGTGGGCATCAGCAACTCATTTTCTTTTGTGCGTCAACACAACATTGTTGATGAAGGGTATTGAGGAGTGGTGTTTCCCAGGAATATGTAAAGGTATATGTGAACTgaagaagattaaaaaaatggGGAATTGTACAAATGAGGGGCCATTCAACACATCATGCTTAATTGGAGGCtagtaattcaaattaagaAATTATGCAAGAACAGAAACATGGAAAGCCCATATGGAAGCAGCCCATGAACATTCATTTCCTTTGAGGGTTTCTGCGATGACTGATTTGCACAATAGTGGTCCGATAAAGGTAGAGTTTCCGCAAAGGAGAACTGTCTTTTTCttcactgaaaacaaaacaaaacaaaaaactaagatTGCCATTAATCTACAATAGCACAACCGTTACTTTTATGGGCCCGTTGGGGAAATATTAAAAGAAACCAGTGTAGCCCTGAGAATAATCTCTAAGTGACAACAAGAGATATATCTGCCCCGGGGCTGGCAGTTTGTCTCCCAATGTGCCAGAGGAGCCTTGATTTACAGTAGCTTTAAATCAGCCTTTTGTCGGCGATGATTGAGCTGTGATTGTGAAGACTCTAATGTAATGCTAAAAGGAGACCAGAAGCGCCCGATTCTGTTTCTTTTATCATTTTGCTGAGACAGCGAAGGCTATGAAGCTTCTTATACCGAACATCTATGGGTGACAACTAATAGATTTTTGAAGACTTCAGCTACAGTTCTCCTCGTGttcataaatattttataaccatccatttttacCTTTTGGAGCCGTCCGCCTACATCCATCATCATGCCAGCCTTAGTATTAATGTGGAGTATATTTAGGGTGGCACTGAATTATGATTTCACCAGCAGATACTTAAAGGGCAGTAACTGCTTACCAAATATCTAAAACCTGGGAAGCTAAGCTATAATTTTAACAGATTTTAGGCCCAATTGCAAAGCTGTTCcaataatattttcaatttttagtacactaccagtcaaaagttttagaacacccccatttctccagtttttattgaaatttaagcagttcaagtccagtgaataacctgaaatggtactcgtaagcattatttggcagtgttatgcgCAGCCAGCGTGTTTCACTCTAAAACACATCCGATGCACAGTTTCCATGTTGcctgccatcattcagagcccgggagGTAAACACGCAGTCTGCtccgggaggggggggggtgtctcattcagacggtcacagatcactcagttccgattggatttctttgcaaataggcttgttttgttcagcacaagctaatgattaatccagtgtatattatttgatgttctatcaaacacagataagttcagatccaattatgtaaaatcattgtgtattagtacactgtgaacagagttttccatcctgacattttgagctctctatgggtgtgtgttgcttctaccaaaacctggatggtcttgttttgatcagtagactgtctggttccagaatatgtcatagttgtcaatattttctgagatttacaaaacgattccatgattttatttttatctccaattgtttatttgttctatgctttgaTTTCAGAGTACACTTAGACATTacactgtgtacatttcaataaaaactggaaaaatggaggCGTTCTAAAACCTTTGACCGGTTGTGTAGTTAGCTACACTGTTTTCTACAAATTGTATTAATGGATCTTCTTAAATTGTACAACCAACAGAAGAAAACAACCCAGCACAGAACAGGGCACACATTCCTCTacactgtgtttatttatggTCTGGCATCTATTTTGATGacaacataaaacatgaatgtgtgTTAACTATTGTTTCCTCAGTGTATTTGAAAAATCACTTCCCCTTGtcctttattatatttctttgtcTCCTCAGGTGACTGAGACAAGGACCGGTCCTCTTGGATGCAGTAACTATGACAACCTTGACTCTGTCAGTTCGGTTCTGGTTCAGAGTCCCGAAAACAAAATCCATTTACAAGGTATAGACTTAGTCGAGCCTTTTGTTTTGATGGCATCATCCTCACCCCCTCAATTCATGCACACCAAAAAGACAGAGTAAGATGAAAAGGCATAAAGCAGCGGTTTGCACAGACAATGAGTAATTAAACCACCATCCAttgactttttttcctcacagcTTAATTGTAAGGCTTTCCTGCCAACATGAGTATTCACGAGATTATTAGGCAATAATAATGTGAGACAGGAAGTGttaattaagaaacaaaattaactttttcaaatcacgaatttcaaattaaaagcaTTAGTAACCTACACAATATTGTACTGTGCAAACTTGTGGGCTCCGCAATTACTGCCTTGCCACTGGGTCTGGACCTTGTGGCGAAATAATTGGAATGATTAGAGGTGGAACCGAAGAAAACACTAGTGGAGTCATTTTTTAAGTCATGTGGGGAAGATGTAATGATgaataatgatttaattaatgTTGGTACATCTCTTAGACTATTTCCTTAAGATAAACTCTTGTTAATGGCGGTTAAGTAATTTCTTAAGAAACACAAGTTAGTTGGTAAAAACAGGGCAATGATTGCACAACCTTAATTGCTCAGCGGTTTCAATCTGTTGGCTTGCTTTGTGTTGCGTTTACTATTCTTTTTAGGTTAACGATATAAATGTATTctatttaatttgtgttcttAGGATTACAAATCATTTTACCCGACTATCTGAGAAGTCGCTTTGTGCAGGCGGCTCTCAGCTACATTGGGTGCAATTCAGAGGGAGAATTTATCTGTAAGGACAATGACTGCTGGTGCCAGTGCAGCACCAGGTTTCCCGAATGTAACTGTCCAGACAAGGACCTCAGAGCGATGGAGGAGAACCTGTTGCACATCAGGGAGGCTTGGAGAGTCACCAATAATGACTTTGAGGAATCGGGTAAGAAGGCGACCTTTGAAATGTTGAAATATAAGAGATATGAGATGGAAGATATTACGATTAGCAGAAGACCTCTCTTATATCTCTTATATATTTTATGGTTGTTTTTAAGTGAATATTATCATGGTATGGGTACCAACATCGCTATGCAATGCCATCTACACATTAGAGTTAATAAATGAAGGTATAAGAGAAGATTTAGGACTGTCCGCAGGTGTGATCTATCAAAAGGTGGTGAGACACAAAGGTGGTGCAGTTCTAGCACTTAGGGGCAGATCATTCCAGCACTGGGGGGCAAGAGATGAGATGAAGAGCATGTAGGCAGTTGAGAACCTGCGGGTAAGCATGACTGATCGACCTGTAGAAGAGGAACGGTTAGGGCAAGAGCAGATAAGACCTCTGAGGCAGGCCGGAGCAGCTTGGTACGTAAGGATGAGGGTCTTCAATCACATACAGGCAGCAGGAGGAAGACTATAGACTATAcgcatttgcatatttgtttagTTGGAATTACCTGCTTTTAACCCGCCATTAAATGTCTGTGCTAACAGCAGCTCACACTTTCACTGCACCAAAATCCCTCTCTGTATACTAACGTCTCTCCCCTGTGTATGTTGTGAACTGACACCTCCTGCGAGAGACACTTAATCCTGCTCCGACTGATTTCAGAAGTAGCAGATTACAGCGGTGCATCCCTgcgttttaaataaaaatcaattgtGCAGATTTCTTCCGAATTGATCGAGAGAGAAAGCAAAGAACGGCAGTATCAACTTCTGCCCACGATTGTGTTTTTCAGATGAGTTCAAGATGTTTGTCAGGAAATTACCCACTTTCTACGCTTTGAACACGTCTGCTATTCAGCACTTCTGGAAGATGGACCCAAACATCCAGCACCGCTATAAACAGCTGGAGGCGAGCACCAGTCTGCTCCTCAGCAAGGCACAGAGGGTCGTCAATCGGCTGTTTAGCCTGATTAAACGATGCCGTACGCAACCAAAAGTCACTGTGCCTAAAGAAAGGTAAGGATTATTCTGATTGATGAATGTTGTGAAGTATTGAATGTCTACAAAACCTGTACGATACCTgtaaattgtgtatttgtatgttaCACAACTGTAGGAGAAATCTGGATCAGCGCAggagtttgtgtttgtgctaTTCTGTTGTATTACAGTgaaacaaaacttaaaacatGCGACCCATGCCTGCGATGCCATGTAGGGATGGCTTTATTAAGGTCTGAAATGAATCAGATAACACATGACTTTGCACTCCTATGTACATTTGTTAAAGAAGATATGGATATATTGAAACTCTGGCTAAATCTAATAATCAAACCTTAATTTAAACCCGGTTGTTTAAATCATGCAACGGGACGTACAGACAGAGGAGGAGAAGATAAGTGGATTTTCTCCATCTTGTTCGGTTTCATTAGGGCGATACTGGCGGTGGATCAGTGTGGCTTTTTTATTACATCGTCTTTGGATCTTTTATTGTTTCAGACTCTCATAATTCATAAAATAATTAGGTTATGTGAGCAAATGGATACATCCAAACTCTTCAGTATATTTCTTCTCGTTCTGAAAACTGCTGACAGGCGGCTGGATCTCATAACAGCCCACCTGCTTCTGTCTCGTCTCTGAGGGAATGAGTTTCAGTGCATATTTACATATTCTGCCAGCAGAGCTCATGTTGGGGGAAGAAATAATGGGAAAAAAGCCTTACAGGGTTTCACACAGAAAAGAATATATATCGGTGTACTGGCATGATGGACACGTCTTGTGGTGTTGAACATTGTGGTTTTAATGTTTtcacaggaaaaataaataatatatgattATTTTGACAGAAAGTAATAGATCACTTGCATCACATGTTTTTTTCAACATATTTTTATTACAGTACAAGTATCAGCCATTTCCCCATCGCAATACCAGCTTTGTGTTTAGGTCATTGCTGTTTTTCTTGGGTTGGATGGGTTGGCATTATCTTATTTAAACTGAGAATTATTAGCTAGGTCTTTTAAATACtctatgttaatgttaatgtcaTGCCTAGGGGGTTACAATATGAATGCACGGCCAGATATGTAATTTGAACCTTCTGTGAACCTTTAGTTACTGCAACACATTACTGTATTTAATATGTCCTTATACATTTTTCATCTTAGGATAAAACATTTCCGTAAACCTCACTGAGTGCCTATATGTTTTCCACTCATTAATCCTCAACACAGATAGCTTGGGATAATTGCTGGACCAGATGCATATATTTCTAATCTATTACATTATATAGATGTAGAAACGCACTGCAGTTCTTCTTTGTCTCTCTCCTTTGTCTCGATTAGGTCTTTAAACTACTGGGTGAACTACATTCAATCCATCTTGTACTGCAGTGAAAACAATCAAATCGGGACATTCTCCGAAGAGTCAAGAAGCTGCTCGTGTCCCTATGATCAGCCTACCTGCCAGGGAATCATCCCGTGCACCGTGGGAGATGGTACTTACTGTGCTTCTTGCTCGTACGAGAATCGCACCCGATGTGGGAATTGCAATCCTGGATACATGCTCAGTCAAGGCTCTTGCAGGCATGAGGTGCCCGATTCCACGGACCACTTCATCGGCTTCGAGACCGACCTGCAGGACCTGGAGATGAAATACCTGCTACAGAAACGCGACAGCCGCATCGCGGTCCACGCCATCTTCATCAGCAACGACATGCGGCTCAACAACTGGTTTGACCCGTCTTGGCGGAAGAGAATGCTCCTCACGCTGAAGAGCAACAAGTACAAGTCCAACTTGGTCCACATGCTCCTGGGGATGTCCCTCCAGATCTGCCTGACGAAAAACAGCACCTTAGAACCAGTGTTGTCCGTTTATATCAATCCCTTTGGAGGCAGCCATTCAGAGAGCTGGTACATGCCC from Amia ocellicauda isolate fAmiCal2 chromosome 19, fAmiCal2.hap1, whole genome shotgun sequence includes these protein-coding regions:
- the brinp3a.1 gene encoding BMP/retinoic acid-inducible neural-specific protein 3, with translation MTCRYIAFKRVFLMLLWECVTLSLHCWVLGTAASASNAAGPLGWLLSDKGPYHHSQEFTEFVERYQQGFTTKYKIYREFGRWKVNSLAIERKDYNGFALPLDPEFMQNIRLLGRRPSLKKITDNIIKKYGTHFLLSSTLGGEESLTIFVDKRKLSKQLDAGDSNSTAVTLETLHQLAASYFIDRESTLRKLHHIQIASTAIKVTETRTGPLGCSNYDNLDSVSSVLVQSPENKIHLQGLQIILPDYLRSRFVQAALSYIGCNSEGEFICKDNDCWCQCSTRFPECNCPDKDLRAMEENLLHIREAWRVTNNDFEESDEFKMFVRKLPTFYALNTSAIQHFWKMDPNIQHRYKQLEASTSLLLSKAQRVVNRLFSLIKRCRTQPKVTVPKERSLNYWVNYIQSILYCSENNQIGTFSEESRSCSCPYDQPTCQGIIPCTVGDGTYCASCSYENRTRCGNCNPGYMLSQGSCRHEVPDSTDHFIGFETDLQDLEMKYLLQKRDSRIAVHAIFISNDMRLNNWFDPSWRKRMLLTLKSNKYKSNLVHMLLGMSLQICLTKNSTLEPVLSVYINPFGGSHSESWYMPINQDKYPDWERTKLDIPLDCYNWTLTLGNKWKTFFETVHIYLRSRIKTASLHGNGTVYFEPLEFMDPSRNLGYMKINSLQVFGYSMHFDPEAIQDLILQLDYPYTQGSQDSALLQLVEIRDRVNRLSPPGQQPMDLFSCLLRHRLKLSASEVVRILAALQTFSAKQPNSMEYEATKLCS